In Mugil cephalus isolate CIBA_MC_2020 chromosome 20, CIBA_Mcephalus_1.1, whole genome shotgun sequence, the following are encoded in one genomic region:
- the rpl27 gene encoding 60S ribosomal protein L27 translates to MGKFMKPGKVVMVLAGRYAGRKAVIVKNIDDGTTDRPYSHALVAGIDRYPRKVTTTMGKKKIAKRSKIKAFVKVFNYNHLMPTRYSVDIPLDKTVVNKDVFRDPALKRKARREAKVKFEERYKTGKNKWFFQKLRF, encoded by the exons ATGGGCAAGTTCATGAAGCCTGGAAAGGTGGTGATGGTCCTAGCTGGACGCTACGCCGGGCGCAAGGCTGTCATCGTCAAG AACATTGATGATGGCACCACTGACCGTCCTTACAGCCACGCTCTGGTCGCAGGCATCGACCGCTATCCTCGTAAAGTGACCACAACCATGGGCAAGAAGAAGATCGCCAAGAGGTCCAAGATCAAGGCCTTTGTGAAGGTCTTCAACTACAACCACCTCATGCCCACCAG atactCTGTGGATATTCCTCTTGACAAAACTGTTGTCAACAAGGATGTGTTCAGGGATCCTGCTCTGAAGCGCAAAGCCAGGCGGGAGGCCAAGGTGAAGTTTGAGGAAAG gtACAAGACCGGCAAAAACAAGTGGTTCTTCCAGAAGCTCAGATTCTAA